One region of Arvicola amphibius chromosome 3, mArvAmp1.2, whole genome shotgun sequence genomic DNA includes:
- the Usp19 gene encoding ubiquitin carboxyl-terminal hydrolase 19 isoform X9 has product MSGGASATGPRRGPPGLEEASSKKKQKDRANQESKDGDPRRVSTPRKEQTKEELLLDWRQSADEVIVKLRVGVGPLRLEEVDAAFTDTDCVVRLPDGRQWGGVFFAEIQSSCTKVQARKGGLLQLALPKKVPLLTWPSLLKKPLGTQELMPGLRCQENGQELSPIALEPGSEPRRAKQEARNQKRAQGRGEVGSGTGPGAQAGPSAKRAVHLRRGPEGEGSRDGPGPQGDAPPFLSSDPATQVEVEEQLHVPPPLNPQTSLLGSEKNLGLLTREKTVSPRNDPVSPVMVRNRDPENNDHVKEEMAVGADSAALVDDPESMVNLAFVKNDSYEKGPDSVVVHVYVKEICRDTSRVLFREQDFTLIFQTRDGNFLRLHPGCGPHTIFRWQVKLRNLIEPEQCTFCFTASRIDICLRKRQSQRWGGLEAPATRGAVGGAKVAVPTGPTPLDSAPPGGAPHSLTGQEEARAVEKEKPKARSENTGLDGVVARTPLEHVAPKPEPHLASPKPTCMVPPMPHSPVSGDSVEEEEEEEKKVCPPGFTGLVNLGNTCFMNSVIQSLSNTRELRDFFHDRSFEAEINYNNPLGTGGRLAIGFAVLLRALWKGTHQAFQPSKLKAIVASKASQFTGYAQHDAQEFMAFLLDGLHEDLNRIQNKPYTETVDSDGRPDEVVAEEAWQRHKMRNDSFIVDLFQGQYKSKLVCPVCAKVSITFDPFLYLPVPLPQKQKVLPIFYFAREPHSKPIKFLVSVSKENSSASEVLESLSQSVHVKPENLRLAEVIKNRFHRVFLPSHSLDSVSPTDVLLCFELLSSELAKERVVVLEVQQRPQVPSIPISKCAACQRKQQSEDEKLKRCTRCYRVGYCNQFCQKTHWPDHKGLCRPENIGYPFLVSVPASRLTYARLAQLLEGYARYSVSVFQPPFQPGRMALESQSPGCTTLLSASSLEAGDSEREPIQPSELQLVTPVAEGDTGAPRVWAPSDRCPVASTSGISSEMLASGPIEGCSLLAGERMSRPEAAVPGYQHSSEAMNTHTPQFFIYKIDASNREQRLEDKGETPLDLGDDCSLALVWRNNERLQEFVLVASKELECAEDPGSAGEAARAGHFTLDQCLNLFTRPEVLAPEEAWYCPQCKQHREASKQLLLWRLPNVLIVQLKRFSFRSFIWRDKINDLVEFPVRNLDLSKFCIGQKEEQLPSYDLYAVINHYGGMIGGHYTACARLPNDRSSQRSDAGACLTTAQCQP; this is encoded by the exons ATGTCTGGTGGGGCCAGTGCTACAGGCCCAAGGAGAGGGCCCCCAGGATTGGAGGAGGCCTCTagtaagaagaaacagaaggatcgCGCAAACCAGGAGAGCAAAGATGGAGATCCCAGGAGAG TGTCTACTCCTCGAAAGGAGCAGACCAAAGAGG AGTTGTTGCTCGATTGGAGACAGAGTGCGGATGAAGTGATTGTCAAGCTGCGAGTGGGAGTGGGTCCTCTGCGTCTGGAGGAAGTAGATGCTGCTTTCACAGACACAGACTGTGTGGTGCGGCTTCCAG ATGGTCGTCAATGGGGCGGAGTCTTCTTTGCGGAAATACAAAGTTCTTGCACCAAAGTGCAGGCTCGGAAGGGTGGTCTCCTACAGTTGGCACTACCCAAGAAGGTgcctctgctcacctggccctcTCTCCTG AAGAAACCTTTAGGGACCCAAGAGCTGATGCCAGGGTTGCGGTGTCAGGAGAATGGACAAGAGCTGTCTCCCATTGCCCTGGAGCCAGGCTCTGAGCCCCGCAGAGCTAAACAGGAAGCCCGAAACCAGAAACGGGCCCAGGGCCGTGGTGAGGTGGGCTCAGGAACTGGCCCTGGGGCACAGGCAGGGCCCAGCGCCAAGAGGGCTGTGCATCTCCGCAGAGGGCCAGAAGGGGAAGGGTCCAGGGATGGCCCTGGTCCCCAGGGTGATGCTCcaccctttctgtcttctgaccCAGCAACCCAG GTTGAGGTTGAGGAGCAGCtccatgtaccaccaccactgaaCCCTCAAACCAGTCTCCTGGGCTCAGAGAAGAATTTAGGCCTCTTGACAAGAGAGAAGACAGTGTCCCCCAGGAATGACCCAGTCTCCCCAGTCATGGTCCGGAACAGAGACCCTGAGAATAATGACCATGTCAAAGAGGAGATGGCAGTAGGAGCAGATTCTGCAGCTTTGGTGGATG ACCCTGAGTCCATGGTGAACCTGGCATTTGTCAAGAACGACTCATATGAAAAGGGGCCGGactcagtggtggtgcacgtgtATGTGAAGGAGATCTGCAGGGACACCTCGCGAGTGCTTTTCCGAGAGCAGGACTTCACACTCATCTTCCAGACCAG GGATGGAAATTTCCTGAGGCTACATCCAGGCTGTGGGCCCCACACCATCTTCCGCTGGCAGGTGAAGCTCAG GAACCTGATTGAGCCAGAGCAGTGCACGTTCTGTTTCACGGCCTCTCGCATCGATATCTGCCTCCGGAAGCGGCAGAGTCAGCGCTGGGGGGGATTGGAGGCCCCGGCTACACGAG GTGCAGTGGGTGGTGCAAAGGTTGCCGTGCCGACAGGTCCAACCCCTTTGGATTCAGCCCCTCCAGGAGGTGCCCCCCACTCCCTCACAGGCCAGGAGGAAGCCAGGGCGGTGGAGAAAGAAAAACCCAAGGCTCGATCTGAGAACACGGGGCTGGATGGTGTGGTGGCCCGAACCCCTTTGGAGCACGTAGCTCCAAAGCCAGAACCACACTTAGCCTCG CCCAAACCCACATGTATGGTGCCTCCAATGCCTCACAGTCCGGTGAGTGGAGAtagtgtggaggaggaggaagaggaagagaagaaggtgTGTCCGCCAGGATTTACTGGCCTTGTCAATTTAGGGAACACCTGCTTCATGAATAGTGTCATTCAGTCTCTGTCCAATACTCGGGAACTTCGTGACTTCTTCCATG ACCGATCCTTTGAAGCTGAGATTAACTACAATAACCCACTGGGGACTGGTGGGCGGCTGGCCATTGGCTTTGCTGTGCTGCTCCGGGCCCTATGGAAGGGCACTCATCAAGCCTTTCAGCCCTCCAAGCTAAAG GCCATTGTGGCAAGCAAGGCCAGCCAGTTCACAGGCTATGCACAGCATGACGCCCAAGAGTTCATGGCTTTCTTGTTGGATGGgctgcatgaggacctgaatcgGATCCAAAACAAGCCCTACACAGAGACTGTGGACTCAGATGGGCGTCCTGACGAG gtGGTGGCTGAGGAAGCATGGCAGCGGCACAAGATGAGGAACGACTCATTCATTGTGGACCTCTTTCAGGGCCAGTACAAGTCGAAGCTCGTGTGCCCTGTGTGTGCCAAG GTCTCCATCACTTTTGACCCGTTCCTTTATCTGCCGGTGCCCTTACCACAAAAGCAAAAGGTTCTCCCCATCTTTTATTTTGCTCGGGAACCCCACAGCAAACCCATCAAG TTTCTGGTGAGTGTTAGCAAGGAGAACTCCAGCGCAAGTGAAGTTTTGGAGTCCCTCTCTCAGAGTGTCCATGTGAAGCCTGAGAACCTGCGCCTGGCTGAG GTAATCAAGAATCGTTTCCACCGTGTTTTCTTGCCCTCCCACTCACTGGACTCTGTGTCCCCAACCGACGTGCTCCTCTGCTTTGAGCTGCTGTCCTCAGAGTTGGCTAAGGAGCGGGTAGTGGTGCTAGAGGTGCAGCAG CGCCCCCAGGTACCCAGCATCCCTATCTCCAAGTGTGCAGCCTGCCAGCGGAAGCAGCAATCAGAGGACGAAAAACTGAAGCGTTGTACCCGTTGCTACCGCGTGGGCTACTGCAACCA gtTCTGCCAGAAAACCCATTGGCCTGACCACAAAGGCCTCTGCCGCCCTGAGAACATTGGCTACCCCTTCCTGGTCAGTGTACCTGCCTCACGCCTCACTTATGCCCGTCTTGCTCAGCTACTAGAAGGTTATGCCCG ATACTCCGTGAGTGTGTTCCAACCACCCTTCCAGCCTGGCCGCATGGCCTTGGAatcacagagccctggctgtacCACATTGCTTTCAGCTAgctctctggaggctggagataGTGAGAGAGAGCCCATCCAGCCTTCTGAGCTCCAGTTGGTGACTCCCGTGGCTGAGGGGGATACAGGGGCTCCCCGTGTGTGGGCACCCTCTGATCGGTGTCCTGTAGCTAGCACCAGTGGAATTTCTTCTGAGATGCTGGCCAGTGGGCCTATTGAAGGTTGTTCATTGCTTGCTGGTGAGAGGATGTCCCGGCCTGAAG CTGCTGTGCCTGGGTACCAACACTCAAGTGAAGCCATGAATACCCACACACCCCagtttttcatctataaaattgaTGCATCAAACCGAGAGCAGCGGCTTGAGGACAAAG GGGAGACACCATTAGACCTAGGTGATGATTGCAGCCTGGCTCTTGTGTGGCGGAACAATGAACGCCTCCAGGAATTTGTATTAGTAGCCTCCAAGGAGCTGGAGTGTGCCGAAGATCCAGGCTCTGCTGGTGAGGCTGCTCGTGCTGGCCACTTCACCCTGGACCAGTGCCTCAACCTCTTTACTCGGCCTGAAGTGCTGGCACCTGAGGAAGCCTG GTACTGCCCACAGTGCAAACAGCATCGTGAGGCCTCCAAACAGCTGCTGCTGTGGCGGCTGCCCAATGTGCTCATTGTGCAGCTGAAGCGCTTCTCCTTCCGTAGTTTCATTTGGCGTGACAAGATCAATGACTTGGTGGAGTTCCCTGTTCG GAACCTGGATTTGAGCAAGTTCTGTATCGGCCAGAAAGAGGAGCAGTTGCCTAGCTACGACCTGTATGCTGTCATCAACCATTATGGAGGCATGATTGGTGGCCACTACACTGCCTGTGCACGCCTGCCCAACGATCGCAGTAGCCAGCGCAGTGAC GCTGGCGCTTGTTTGACGACAGCACAGTGTCAACCGTAG
- the Usp19 gene encoding ubiquitin carboxyl-terminal hydrolase 19 isoform X7: MSGGASATGPRRGPPGLEEASSKKKQKDRANQESKDGDPRRVSTPRKEQTKEELLLDWRQSADEVIVKLRVGVGPLRLEEVDAAFTDTDCVVRLPDGRQWGGVFFAEIQSSCTKVQARKGGLLQLALPKKVPLLTWPSLLKKPLGTQELMPGLRCQENGQELSPIALEPGSEPRRAKQEARNQKRAQGRGEVGSGTGPGAQAGPSAKRAVHLRRGPEGEGSRDGPGPQGDAPPFLSSDPATQVEVEEQLHVPPPLNPQTSLLGSEKNLGLLTREKTVSPRNDPVSPVMVRNRDPENNDHVKEEMAVGADSAALVDDPESMVNLAFVKNDSYEKGPDSVVVHVYVKEICRDTSRVLFREQDFTLIFQTRDGNFLRLHPGCGPHTIFRWQVKLRNLIEPEQCTFCFTASRIDICLRKRQSQRWGGLEAPATRVGGAKVAVPTGPTPLDSAPPGGAPHSLTGQEEARAVEKEKPKARSENTGLDGVVARTPLEHVAPKPEPHLASPKPTCMVPPMPHSPVSGDSVEEEEEEEKKVCPPGFTGLVNLGNTCFMNSVIQSLSNTRELRDFFHDRSFEAEINYNNPLGTGGRLAIGFAVLLRALWKGTHQAFQPSKLKAIVASKASQFTGYAQHDAQEFMAFLLDGLHEDLNRIQNKPYTETVDSDGRPDEVVAEEAWQRHKMRNDSFIVDLFQGQYKSKLVCPVCAKVSITFDPFLYLPVPLPQKQKVLPIFYFAREPHSKPIKFLVSVSKENSSASEVLESLSQSVHVKPENLRLAEVIKNRFHRVFLPSHSLDSVSPTDVLLCFELLSSELAKERVVVLEVQQRPQVPSIPISKCAACQRKQQSEDEKLKRCTRCYRVGYCNQFCQKTHWPDHKGLCRPENIGYPFLVSVPASRLTYARLAQLLEGYARYSVSVFQPPFQPGRMALESQSPGCTTLLSASSLEAGDSEREPIQPSELQLVTPVAEGDTGAPRVWAPSDRCPVASTSGISSEMLASGPIEGCSLLAGERMSRPEAAVPGYQHSSEAMNTHTPQFFIYKIDASNREQRLEDKGETPLDLGDDCSLALVWRNNERLQEFVLVASKELECAEDPGSAGEAARAGHFTLDQCLNLFTRPEVLAPEEAWYCPQCKQHREASKQLLLWRLPNVLIVQLKRFSFRSFIWRDKINDLVEFPVRNLDLSKFCIGQKEEQLPSYDLYAVINHYGGMIGGHYTACARLPNDRSSQRSDVGWRLFDDSTVSTVDESQVVTRYAYVLFYRRRNSPVERPPRAGHSEHHPDLGPAAEAAASQGLGPGQAPEVAPTRTAPERFAPPVDRPAPTYSNMEEVD; encoded by the exons ATGTCTGGTGGGGCCAGTGCTACAGGCCCAAGGAGAGGGCCCCCAGGATTGGAGGAGGCCTCTagtaagaagaaacagaaggatcgCGCAAACCAGGAGAGCAAAGATGGAGATCCCAGGAGAG TGTCTACTCCTCGAAAGGAGCAGACCAAAGAGG AGTTGTTGCTCGATTGGAGACAGAGTGCGGATGAAGTGATTGTCAAGCTGCGAGTGGGAGTGGGTCCTCTGCGTCTGGAGGAAGTAGATGCTGCTTTCACAGACACAGACTGTGTGGTGCGGCTTCCAG ATGGTCGTCAATGGGGCGGAGTCTTCTTTGCGGAAATACAAAGTTCTTGCACCAAAGTGCAGGCTCGGAAGGGTGGTCTCCTACAGTTGGCACTACCCAAGAAGGTgcctctgctcacctggccctcTCTCCTG AAGAAACCTTTAGGGACCCAAGAGCTGATGCCAGGGTTGCGGTGTCAGGAGAATGGACAAGAGCTGTCTCCCATTGCCCTGGAGCCAGGCTCTGAGCCCCGCAGAGCTAAACAGGAAGCCCGAAACCAGAAACGGGCCCAGGGCCGTGGTGAGGTGGGCTCAGGAACTGGCCCTGGGGCACAGGCAGGGCCCAGCGCCAAGAGGGCTGTGCATCTCCGCAGAGGGCCAGAAGGGGAAGGGTCCAGGGATGGCCCTGGTCCCCAGGGTGATGCTCcaccctttctgtcttctgaccCAGCAACCCAG GTTGAGGTTGAGGAGCAGCtccatgtaccaccaccactgaaCCCTCAAACCAGTCTCCTGGGCTCAGAGAAGAATTTAGGCCTCTTGACAAGAGAGAAGACAGTGTCCCCCAGGAATGACCCAGTCTCCCCAGTCATGGTCCGGAACAGAGACCCTGAGAATAATGACCATGTCAAAGAGGAGATGGCAGTAGGAGCAGATTCTGCAGCTTTGGTGGATG ACCCTGAGTCCATGGTGAACCTGGCATTTGTCAAGAACGACTCATATGAAAAGGGGCCGGactcagtggtggtgcacgtgtATGTGAAGGAGATCTGCAGGGACACCTCGCGAGTGCTTTTCCGAGAGCAGGACTTCACACTCATCTTCCAGACCAG GGATGGAAATTTCCTGAGGCTACATCCAGGCTGTGGGCCCCACACCATCTTCCGCTGGCAGGTGAAGCTCAG GAACCTGATTGAGCCAGAGCAGTGCACGTTCTGTTTCACGGCCTCTCGCATCGATATCTGCCTCCGGAAGCGGCAGAGTCAGCGCTGGGGGGGATTGGAGGCCCCGGCTACACGAG TGGGTGGTGCAAAGGTTGCCGTGCCGACAGGTCCAACCCCTTTGGATTCAGCCCCTCCAGGAGGTGCCCCCCACTCCCTCACAGGCCAGGAGGAAGCCAGGGCGGTGGAGAAAGAAAAACCCAAGGCTCGATCTGAGAACACGGGGCTGGATGGTGTGGTGGCCCGAACCCCTTTGGAGCACGTAGCTCCAAAGCCAGAACCACACTTAGCCTCG CCCAAACCCACATGTATGGTGCCTCCAATGCCTCACAGTCCGGTGAGTGGAGAtagtgtggaggaggaggaagaggaagagaagaaggtgTGTCCGCCAGGATTTACTGGCCTTGTCAATTTAGGGAACACCTGCTTCATGAATAGTGTCATTCAGTCTCTGTCCAATACTCGGGAACTTCGTGACTTCTTCCATG ACCGATCCTTTGAAGCTGAGATTAACTACAATAACCCACTGGGGACTGGTGGGCGGCTGGCCATTGGCTTTGCTGTGCTGCTCCGGGCCCTATGGAAGGGCACTCATCAAGCCTTTCAGCCCTCCAAGCTAAAG GCCATTGTGGCAAGCAAGGCCAGCCAGTTCACAGGCTATGCACAGCATGACGCCCAAGAGTTCATGGCTTTCTTGTTGGATGGgctgcatgaggacctgaatcgGATCCAAAACAAGCCCTACACAGAGACTGTGGACTCAGATGGGCGTCCTGACGAG gtGGTGGCTGAGGAAGCATGGCAGCGGCACAAGATGAGGAACGACTCATTCATTGTGGACCTCTTTCAGGGCCAGTACAAGTCGAAGCTCGTGTGCCCTGTGTGTGCCAAG GTCTCCATCACTTTTGACCCGTTCCTTTATCTGCCGGTGCCCTTACCACAAAAGCAAAAGGTTCTCCCCATCTTTTATTTTGCTCGGGAACCCCACAGCAAACCCATCAAG TTTCTGGTGAGTGTTAGCAAGGAGAACTCCAGCGCAAGTGAAGTTTTGGAGTCCCTCTCTCAGAGTGTCCATGTGAAGCCTGAGAACCTGCGCCTGGCTGAG GTAATCAAGAATCGTTTCCACCGTGTTTTCTTGCCCTCCCACTCACTGGACTCTGTGTCCCCAACCGACGTGCTCCTCTGCTTTGAGCTGCTGTCCTCAGAGTTGGCTAAGGAGCGGGTAGTGGTGCTAGAGGTGCAGCAG CGCCCCCAGGTACCCAGCATCCCTATCTCCAAGTGTGCAGCCTGCCAGCGGAAGCAGCAATCAGAGGACGAAAAACTGAAGCGTTGTACCCGTTGCTACCGCGTGGGCTACTGCAACCA gtTCTGCCAGAAAACCCATTGGCCTGACCACAAAGGCCTCTGCCGCCCTGAGAACATTGGCTACCCCTTCCTGGTCAGTGTACCTGCCTCACGCCTCACTTATGCCCGTCTTGCTCAGCTACTAGAAGGTTATGCCCG ATACTCCGTGAGTGTGTTCCAACCACCCTTCCAGCCTGGCCGCATGGCCTTGGAatcacagagccctggctgtacCACATTGCTTTCAGCTAgctctctggaggctggagataGTGAGAGAGAGCCCATCCAGCCTTCTGAGCTCCAGTTGGTGACTCCCGTGGCTGAGGGGGATACAGGGGCTCCCCGTGTGTGGGCACCCTCTGATCGGTGTCCTGTAGCTAGCACCAGTGGAATTTCTTCTGAGATGCTGGCCAGTGGGCCTATTGAAGGTTGTTCATTGCTTGCTGGTGAGAGGATGTCCCGGCCTGAAG CTGCTGTGCCTGGGTACCAACACTCAAGTGAAGCCATGAATACCCACACACCCCagtttttcatctataaaattgaTGCATCAAACCGAGAGCAGCGGCTTGAGGACAAAG GGGAGACACCATTAGACCTAGGTGATGATTGCAGCCTGGCTCTTGTGTGGCGGAACAATGAACGCCTCCAGGAATTTGTATTAGTAGCCTCCAAGGAGCTGGAGTGTGCCGAAGATCCAGGCTCTGCTGGTGAGGCTGCTCGTGCTGGCCACTTCACCCTGGACCAGTGCCTCAACCTCTTTACTCGGCCTGAAGTGCTGGCACCTGAGGAAGCCTG GTACTGCCCACAGTGCAAACAGCATCGTGAGGCCTCCAAACAGCTGCTGCTGTGGCGGCTGCCCAATGTGCTCATTGTGCAGCTGAAGCGCTTCTCCTTCCGTAGTTTCATTTGGCGTGACAAGATCAATGACTTGGTGGAGTTCCCTGTTCG GAACCTGGATTTGAGCAAGTTCTGTATCGGCCAGAAAGAGGAGCAGTTGCCTAGCTACGACCTGTATGCTGTCATCAACCATTATGGAGGCATGATTGGTGGCCACTACACTGCCTGTGCACGCCTGCCCAACGATCGCAGTAGCCAGCGCAGTGACGTGG GCTGGCGCTTGTTTGACGACAGCACAGTGTCAACCGTAGACGAGAGCCAGGTCGTGACACGTTATGCCTATGTCCTCTTCTACCGTCGGCGGAACTCTCCTGTGGAGAGACCCCCCAGAGCAGGTCACTCTGAACACCACCCAGACCTGGGCCCTGCAGCTGAAGCTGCTGCCAGCCAG GGACTAGGCCCTGGCCAGGCCCCCGAGGTGGCCCCCACGCGGACAGCCCCTGAACGCTTCGCCCCCCCTGTGGACCGCCCAGCCCCCACGTACAGCAACATGGAGGAGGTCGATTAG